The sequence below is a genomic window from Phycodurus eques isolate BA_2022a chromosome 6, UOR_Pequ_1.1, whole genome shotgun sequence.
TCACACTAGGAACAACACATTATTACCCCAGTATTCCTGAATTTGTGGATATTTCGAGTcctttttatttctattgtgcaaggtgatACTTATCTTTAATAACTGGTGAGTATATAATTAATGATTACACTATTAATCATACATGCAGGTACTGTATCTGCCCATGCCAACCGAGCATGCCTCTCTTGACTTTATGGATTATTTCTcgttatttatttctattaacCGACTGAGTGTGCAGTGgaaatgtttgtctttgtctATTATTTCAAGTAGTTGTGCCAATAATTATGAATAACTTGTAAGGCGACATATCTAAGTTGCAGTTCCTTCTAAACTTGCCAGAGGGCAAGTGTACTGATCTTGAGTCCATTTCGTTCAGACTCGTTTCAAACGGGGTTCAATCACGGTTGGAACGGTTTGGTGTGAGTACGCCCTTAAAGTAAAATTCATCAACTCACCCTGTACATCCACGTTAAACACAACAGTGGTCCTTCCCATGCTGTTGCTAATAGAACAGGTGTACTGTCCTTTATGCTCCGTGGTGACAGAGTCCACTGAGAGGACACGGCCTTTGAAATCAGAAGGGGCGGCCGACGGGAGTATCCACGTGACCGAGGGTCTCGGGTTTCCCTCAGCGGAGCAGTTGAGGTGAAGGGGGTCCCCCGCTGTGAGGCGGACTGGTCCATGAGCGGGTCCGTTGAATTGAGGCTTATCTGCGTTGTCGATTAAGACAGAAGTACATCGATGAGCTTGTTGTTGCTAAAGATGCCAAAGTGGTAACGCAAAAATGCAAAAGTAAACCAGTGAGAATTTTCAGATATTGATTTGTTACAATTCATGCAATTTTTCCTCTCTCCAATTGTTAGAAAAATATGTTTCATTGtacatataaaatgtatatCATTACaacctcatccatccatccattttctgagccgcttatcctcacaagggtcgcgggcatgctggagccaatcccagctatcatcaggcaagaggcggggtacatcctgaactggttgccagccaatcgcagggcacatataaacaaacaaccatttgcactcacattcacgcctacgggcaatttagagtctccaattaacttaccacgcatgtttttgggatgtgggaggaaaccggagtgcccggagaaaacccacgcaggcacggggagaacatgcaaactccacacaggcggggccggggatggaacccgggtcctcagaactgtgaggcagacgctctaaccagtcgtccaccgtgccaccattaCAACCTCATATACTCTTCTATTTTAGTGTGAGGATAAGAAAGAAAATGACCAATTTTTCACGCTGTTGTTAAACAAATTACAAAGGgtaaagtattgtaaaacagtcaaatgttctgcctgtaattcatatctttattgttaAGCATTAAGGgacctaaaataaaattatttatcattattaataattattattactagaAGTCCAAGGTactattttttatatcacagaGCCACTTAGTTTgcagtactgtatgtacaatattTAACTCAGACATAGGCTGGCCGTATTTCCATTGAAGTGCAATTCTTGTCCTATTTtgatgaaaacatttgcaatcGGGTAGCATATTCTCATTTTCATATTTGACACACAGGCTGTCAGACTCACAGTAAACAGTGCTGGTGACAATATTAGATATTGTGTCGTTGAGTGGTCCATCAGTTTCCAGATCCAGCCGGGCCACACACTTATATCGGGCTCCATCAATTTCTTTGGTGGCGTTGATGACGTTGGTGAACATCTTGTCGGACGGTTTCTTCTCCGTGTTGTTCTTTAGGTGGTGCCGGCCCAGTGCGTTTTCCCCTTGGTACAGGGTCACGATAAGGTTTTTGAGTGGAGCGACTTTCTCAACGCGGCAGTACAGCTGATACTCTTGACCCTCCAGCATCGGCCCGTCGTGATTGTGGAACCCCACCTCGACCTTTTTGGGAGGCTCTGCGAGGACACAAAGTCAAGAGTCGGTAAGATAAACACCATTTCGACCACTTTCCTTTATCAACATTGATGGCGCACGGTTATAAGACAGTGTAGGGCAAGCGACGtccaaaaatgcaatatactgGATGAATCTAGCAAACattattaattttttcaaataactttAGTAAACACTGAGCCACCGCCTAgtttttgtaattgtaattgtttatATTACCATCTATGAATTGGCGCTCCAtcaactgaaaacaaaatatatgaaaataaattcacCAGGCGTTGCGCAAGCGACATTCATTGGCAATCTGGATGCAGAGGACTGAGCATTTCCTCTGGAGGGAGTCTTGGAGTCTCCGCAAGTCTCCGATAATGCGACAAAAAACGATGACACTAGATTTGTTGCTAGTTTTTAATAGTTTCTAGATGGTTTGGAAAAGTCTAAATATACCGATCCTCGTTGTCTTGGTATTATTTGCCGGCGTTACACGCTTAACACCAATCAGTGGCGTTGCAAATAGATTTGGTTTCTTCCAATGATCCATCAGCAGCCACTGAAAAGCCTGTCAATCACAAGGACTTGAACAGAAACCCAAGTCCCAGAGAATGCAGTAACGCGTGTCGACTGAGTGAATTGAATGGCGGATGATTTTTAAATCCCAGCGGGTGCTTCATAGGTCCAGTAAGAGTAAAGACGAGAAAGAAGTTTCTTACGGTAAACGGTGATGGGCAGGGTGGTACAACACTGTGAGCCGTTGCCTTTGTTGTAGTAGCACAAGATGGACGAAGGCCACTCGTTCATTTTGTCCACCGTCCACAAAATGGTGGTCCCGTTTCGTTGGTTCCTGCCGATTGAATTTTCCAAACCGGACAATTTGTCGCGGCAATCTTCCCGGCAAACGGAGCAGCTGGCAGACGCCGAGGTGCCTAACTCCACCACCAGTCTGGGCGGACTGAAAACGGGCTGGTCTGCACATTTTTCATctggaaagcaaaaaaacagcacgtACTTGCAAAGGGGCTTTACAGTAGAGAAATACACTTTGGTGActgaatgctaacacacaaGGGGAAACGCCATCGGCAATTAGCAACACATGTGGACAGACCATATAACAAAActgacaggcatatattctttatcctctgtggagAACGACTAACATTACTGCCGTACTGagaagcagagagaggacatCATGTACATAATAATTTGCATGGATGTATCTTGTTCAAAGAAATGAGAAACAGCTATTTTGGTGTGCACGAGCGGCACGCTGATGGAAAGACTGAACAAGTATTTTCGACCATTTCATTTCGGATCTGAGAAAAACTGCAGCAGCAgttcactttctttttctttttccacctttgtgACAGTCATGCTGTCTCATCTTTGGCAAGCTTCCCTCGGCCCACTTCCCCATACACCACGCGTTTGTCACATGTCGTCAAAGTTCACGGTGAGTACAAGTTTCATTTCACATCCTTTTTGACTTGTACgacaacaccgcttatcctggttatggtcgctggagcctatcccagcagacttcgggcgaaaggcagactacaccctgaactggtcgccagtcattcgcagggcacatatagacacggacaaccattcgcacccacattcacaccgtcactgagtgggaactgaacccacgctgcccgcaccaaagtcaggcgagtgtaccactacaccatcagtgacgttgTACGACAATTgagaattttaaaaacatattcaaGATTTTGCCAAGGATAAAGGTTTTATCATGGCAAACATTTTGACCCTTAAACCGACTTGTAATTAAGTACACTATTATCCTATTTTCACAGTACTTGTCAAGAAGCATTTTTGTCTTATTATATGAAAACATTCAACTTTGACCAACTTCATTGCTAACTATCAAATACGAGAATGTTTTCAAATTCATCTGGCTTTGAGGGAGGCTAAAGTGCTCTAACTTACCACAGCCAAACACATGGAAGTCGCTCAGAAAGCCAGACAGAGAAAGAACAGACAAAAATATGTAACAGGAGAACATTATTTCCAGTTTGTTCAGAGGCgcctggtaaaaaaataaaaatacgcgGTTCAGCGTCTTGCCCGAGAAGAAATCTGTGTGGGAACAACCGTTGTAAAAGTGAAAGTAAGACACCTCTCTCTTCCGCATGCCTTTTTGAGTGAGAAAACAGCATCAGGGTGGTGAAAGAATGCCTCAGTGGGTCACTATGGTCACATGACTCAAGAGAGCGAATGAGAATGCACGGCAGTCCCGGAAAGTGGGGTCTTTTGGGGAAATTCTGCTTCTCAACACAGGATGACTAACAGTCACTAAGAAGAGGACTTTaacccccaccacacacatacacacacacacacacacacacacacacactcacacactcacacacagatatGCAAACTCAGGTGTCAGGCCGTATCTCCTATGCAGGATAAATCCTATTTTTACTTTGGAGTTCAGACTGGGTGGGAGGACGCCAGCTTCCTTTATCGCATTCCTACTGAGAAGTCCCCCTCCCACGTTTACTGGAAAAAATACACGCTGACCCCTCCACACACTCCCTGAGCATTGACGATCCACAGACACGGTGACCAATTGGACAAACAGGGTGAACACAGTCGAGTGGTATGGCAAGTcactgaaatgaaatgtttctttgttttgttttgtttttttgtttttttttactttattttgttcCGTCAGTGAAAGCAGCGAGTAGAATACAAATGATTTGACACAAATTCACTTTTTGAATCAACACCTTTAATGACAGGTCATGGGCAGTAAGAatggatttctttttcttctttatgtCTGTCCATACCTTAAACTCAAAGAATCTGTCACTTATTGTTACCTATACCCTCATTTTcacttatatttaacttttaatctcaatacatttgcatttaatcttaaagaactgtttgttttaaaaaaaataataatcggtACACTTTTATTTGCCGTAAATTTTAactgaagtacatttttcatttgcctATGTGTTAATGTTCCATAAACAATGATATTAAATAaactttttattcataaaacctctgtctcgtttttgatgaacacttgctACAACCTACTGTGCTACTGAATGTTTGCCATATTTTACCAGACCGACTTTTTctagtttttgggatgtaacaTTGGgtttatggtgcctcagtaaacgtgaaatatgaattacaaccgtccatgcattcctgagttccagacgtttttctgccgagaggcctgaaatcaggtcattttaatttataacatttacctacatcactagcgaagatctccgcctacctctccgctcctgagccagcgGTGTCAACATAACGTACTTGCGCTTttacaagtgggtcttctacacagaggcaaccaatcagagggaaGGGGAAGGTCTTAGCCAAATACAGGATAggcaaagtggatacaaaactgggtcaaacagaagtagctgtcagaggagccttttctggaccaaccaaggtgttttttttttattttatgcaattgacacttttatactttaagtctatgttagagagtcactctatggaggtctgaatagccaaaatacgggacctttaaagaGGACATACTCCTATCATGTCTCCTGTCAGACCGGAGTGGTTCTTCTATTGGCCCCACAGTTTCCAGGCAACATGTCAGTGTCGTCTTCAAGCGCACCCGTCAGACCGTCCAACATCACGTCCGCGTCCTTCAGCGCGTAAAGCATGAACTCCGAGGCGACCGGGAGGGGCAACCCGGGCAGGGCAGCCACCTTGGCCCCGGACGAGAGCGACGCCTCCCGCACTAGGGACGCTCGCAGGGAGTCAGGGGCAGAGTCGGGGCCGCCGCTGTGGTTGCTCCTGCTGCTGTTCCTGCGGGGGCAGTTGTTATAGTAGCGGTTGCGGTAGTTGGATGAGCCGCGGGAGACGGGCGCTTTGACCAGCGAGGGCCGGCCGTCGGTACGGAGCTGCCGGTGCTTCTCGATGAACACGTGCACCGCCAGCACCCCCACTATCTCGGCCAGGACGAAAGATAGCGCCCCGAAGTAGAAGGACCAGCCGTACGAGTAGCTCTTTTTGTTGTCGCTCTGGCTGGGGTCTCCTGAGTTGGCCGATATGTACACGATGATTCCGATGATGTTGCTCAGACCTGAAGAGTGTGTGGAGAatcaaggacaaaaaaaaaaaaaaaaaaaaaaaaaaaaaagccagggCAGAAAAtcattaatgttaaaactgtccaATATTCACAATGGACTCTGGAAGCCTTGTGGCACAATACTGCCTCTCACAGGTGACTGTTGGTACTTGGCCATTTGCAATGCGTGTTGTGTGGTGCTGAGCATcttgagtacaccacacacaccgATTATTCCTCCTCATGTGTGGGGttgcgtcactgatggtgtcgtggtacattgGAATGACTCCACCGATAACCGTGAGTCTCCTTCCACAAACAACAACCTGATTTGTGAGAGGCAACATGGTGTCACATTGCATCTAGACTGTTGTtgtaaatgaaatgtaatgtaTGCTACGTCAACAGTCAAAACAATCCCATTCTCATGACAAAACTTTAATAGGAAACTTATTTCAGATGATGTCACATAGAATCAAGCTAGGTCCCAGATTATTCTCTCTAAGCCTTGGGCGACAACCGCTTCAGGACATAAAGCActagggaaacaaaaaaaaaacaagacaaaattgATGACGGATCAATGGTAAACATTCTTCACATTCAGTTATGAAATTGTATTCGTTTTCATCATTGTCGTTCATGTTGCAATCTTTGAAAGTTAGCTACAGAAAAATAAACCCACGCTAAAATCTTGAATCTTAGATTAGCACCCTCGGCAACAGGATCAATTatttgtaatgaaaaaaaaagacagatgtaTACTTCACTGTATTTTGTCTTGATCTTGGAATATTGTGTTCATTGGTGTCCGATGCTAACAATATACAATGAAAGTGAAGCACCTTTCTGAAAATTGAGCTGAGAGACAGCTACAGCATTTGTAGAAAAAATAGATGAAGCTACACTGTTTGATTATCTGGAactcttgtcatttttattgtggcgaTTAACTTTAGAAATACGGTACACAAACCCGCAACAAAACCTGGTTGCTCCTTTGTTTGTGCTTAGCATCAACGCAAGTTTCAGGTTTCTTCCTAATTGGATGTTGTCACAATCACGGAGTCCGTGACTCGGCCCAACtcagtgttgaccacacacataaggattttctATCGTAAATGTCGAACAGGTCTAGCTTTTACAGCGGTATGTGTCTCGCACACCTGCAGAGACGAAGAGAATCCCAGCCGTCAGGATGACGTTGTGGCGCGACTTGTAGAACTCGCTGGCCGCCACGCAAACGCCTCCGAGGAACAGCAAGCCCACGCTGAGGATCGGGAAGAGGCTGGATGCTCGCACCGCCCCTGAAATGAAGAACTGTATTACTGTACTACTGCTAAGTGCCAAGGCCGAACAATCCTCAACAGCCGCGTCTTTTGCATGGAGATCCCGCAAAACAGAAGATCTGGCAGCTAAACTGTGAAGTGTGAACTGTTTTTGTAGGTTTTATAGTGATGGATGAAGTTACTTTTTAGATCTTGGAATTGCAAAGTGCTGATGTAGCAGCCTACTAGAAAGTAACAGGGAGGCTTTTCGTGGCAGAGTTTTTCCATTTCAGAGACGACACAGATTATCACGTTTTTCTGTTTTGATACTGAATCGTCAGAGGTTTACCTTAGACTCTATTCACAAAAATtgagggatattgggctttcgggATGGATCAAAATGCACAATAATCTTTCCAGGAGAACTTAATTGACCTCAAAATGATTGAATGTGCGTTCAACAGTTCAGTGTTTCAGGGATTTTTACACGACTTGCTGTTTTCCCACAAGGGAGCACAGTAGCTTTGCGTTACTCACGTAGCAAATATTCTGCGGCGTCCTGCTCGTAATCCGCATCTTCTGCAAAGTGGTCGATGTCTTTGCAAACGCCTCGGAATGTTCCTGCAAAAAAGCAAAGGCGAGTGTAAACACTTTTGATCATTTTATAGTACTCCACTCTGTGTTATTTTATAGCTTGACACACTTTACAAGTGATTCACAGAAGCCTTTTTCTCTGTTTGACCCAGTACACTTTGTATGCTTTCGCCCTCTAAAAGTGACTTGCATAATGCTTAATGGCATGTACATCATTTCTGATGGACTTCAGTATTGATCTCCCGGCTTTGGCTTCAGTTCTGCTCCAAACTTGGTGGctccaaaaccatttttttttttgcttcagatAACTTTTTATGAAGACTCATgagagattatttttttttaaatatatatatatatatatatatatatatatatatatagtgtgaaCCAATGTCCTGCATATGTcaattttttcattgttttgttttgtcatccTGGCACACAAAATTCTAAGTTTGCTTGCTGCTCACAATGCCTTTTGACCCCCACAAATGCGTCGCACGAGGATATATTGACGAATATGTCCCTATGTGCAGCGCAGATTGACCGGTATTGATGACGTGGGTCCATCACCgtggttacaaaaacaaatctcattAGATGGCTTCAACTTGTGAAAAaggtcatgtaaaaaaaaaaaaaaaaaaaaaagcagcagtgaGGCACAAATAAAACATAGCCTTATACACTTTTCTGTAACTTTAAGGCTGTTAAAATGATATTGTTAAATTGGGACTCCATTTTACATGTATTCTTCTCTCTGAAGGCTTAAAAACtgccaaaataataaacacattgttaacatttattttttttaaaacaaaactgttacaGCAGTTTACCTAATATTATGACTGGTGAATGGATGACTCAGTGCTTTAGGGTCAAAAAGACCACTTTTGAGGCTTTTCAAAACTATAGTTGCATTACAAAAAGGGCATCCTTAAAAAGGTTCATAAATAGGTTATTACCATGTTATAAAGCCTTAATAAACAGTCAAAAGCTTCATTAAAAATGCCAACTTGTGGCTGTATTGCCTTGGCCATTTCTTTCGTGTTGAATCCGTTCTAGAAAATCTGACTAAAATGGAATGGTATGAAATCCGaagcaatatttcccattgGAAACAAAGTAAAATCAAAGACCTGTTTTACCTTCAGTGCAGCAGGTCCTCCACAGGCCGGAGTGGGTGAGCACCTCCTCGTTCTTGCGGATCGTCTCGTTGTCGCCCAGGTTCTTGGAGCGGCACATCCCGCGCGAGTACAGCCAGTAGTCGGTTCCCACGGCAATGGTCATGAGGCTGAAGGCACAGAAGGCCCCCGCCGTGGTCATCAGCATCATTACGCCCCGGTTACACAGCCTCATGCCTCCAACAAAAAGGCCCTTTTATCTCTGCCTGGATTCAATTGGTTGGATGACAATGAACTTTTCTGTGCGTCCTCTGCAAGTAAACATTGTGCCTCTTTTCATTCCACCTTTCAGGAGATCTTTGAGTGGCGTGGACTGAGAAAAGATCTTCTCCAATAgcagatgagaaaaaaagtaagtACGGCAACCTCACTATATGCACATGGTATACTGTGATGGAGATGCTGCTTGACACTCAATCcagcaagcccccccccccccaccccacccccgtcCCCCTCCCCATTTGTGTGTATGcgtttgtccaatcagatttctaCCTCTatatgttgccatgtcaatctaatctgcccggGGCCTTCACAATCAGTAGTGGTGGTCGATGTAACTTGAACTATATTACCATTGGGACTGTTTCTTGAACCAGTCATAgttcaaattcatcctcacagggccagagcgCTGGCCCTCGATGACATTAGCGTTTAGTTGGTGGGAGCATAACCAAATTCGACTAGCATCTCACGTCTGTAgagatctgcacacattaattcAGTTAATTATCAGCATCCCTGGTGAGtatgatgcattttatttaaatgtttttgtcattttatattgtgtttttgtatagtattgagttgttgtttttaaatgatgacttGATTGTGGTTTgtattacaaaccccaattccattgacCTTGGGacgtttaaaatgtaaatatatgtatgtatagattttttttttttttttttaatccaaatataaggcatgtttaccactggtacgtcacctttccttttaacaacactcaataagcgtttggcaACTGAGGACAAACtagttcccattcttgcttgatgtacaacttcatttgctcaacagtctggggtctttGTGGTATAGAAAAAGTCCAGATGGATGGTTAAAAGACACAAGAATCAGAGCCATTGACCTATTCATACTTTAATGTTGATGCCTCACGCGCAGGTAATGACGGCGCATGCAACATGACAGTACTAATTGTTACACAGGTCCATTTATATAAAAGTCACccaactcttcctcctcctatCACCACAACCTTTTCTTTTGCTTCCCATTTGCATAGTAGATGTGAATGTTCCCCTGTTTTCCTCACTCTTTTCTTCCTCTGCTCAAAATGGTCACTGATGAACGTTAGGCTAAGAAACGACTGGAAATGGTTTACAAATCAATTTTCAGTGAGCAGTGATGAGCCCTGGCCCCTCGCACCACCTCTGAATCCTTGACATCACCACCAAATTGTAATGCTTATACTCCAGCTACATTAGATAGTGGAggccaaaaaaagcaaaaaaaaaacctttgtatGATTCCTCTACAAAAATAAagccacccaattttgtgtcaatTTGTGAAACTGTTGTTggaggacatttttgtttaaatacctTCCAGGGGGCACTATTGATTTAATTTTGGGAAAGGGAGAGTTGTGTTTGGAACCCATAAAATACATAAACTTTCACCAGGATTGATACACTTGCAAAACGTACTAGTTTtcaggcaatttgaggcccccTAAAAGTTAATTAAATCACTCAAAAATCATAAACACAACGATTCCAAGTAAATCATATGGAAGTATATCTGTGCCAAGTTTGTATTTCTTGTAATTTAagatgttgattattttttctacattttttttggatggTAAAAAATTCTGTTAGAAATTTCAAGGTCAGGAAAGCACCACTAGGAgctcaaataaaaatcaaaaaaagaGGGTGTAAAAAAGCAGGTAGCACTAGGTGGCGTTATGTAACCAGTCAAAACCATTGAGGAGATGTTTGCGAGAACCACCTCTAATTGGACTCCATTCCTATTTACAAAGACACTTGAAACACATACAGAATAATAACAAGTACAACTACTTTTATATGTTCATTGCACACAATCTCAAGAGCTTTGTGACTGACGCAAGTCTGCTTTGTCCTAAAggttaaacaaaaccaaacaaacaaaaagaacaatgcATGCATAGGAGGAGCTGCACCACAAAGACAGTATAGCACTATAGGTGAGAGATGGTGTtagataattttttatttttttttttaggaagagTCGGTTTTGCATTAATAAAATAAGCCCTTTTCGCATGAACTCACAGCACCACCTTCGCTCTCACCCAAAGGTCATGTTTCCTTCACCCGTAAAAATAATGACATCCCTTTAACAACACTTCATCATCGAGAAATGCCTTTTTTGTTATGAAAATACGCTGAAACCTTGGAAGTTGTAAAACGCACAATTTTGGGCGAAAGCACGTTTCGCAAAATCGATCGTCACGAAAGGAAACTCTGtgcgtttttatttttctttggctttttgcagGGACACTGACTCCAAAAGAAGAAACGTCTTCAGCAAGGGTTATTAAGAGAAGAAGGTGAAAAGTACAGCATAAATTACATAAAGCAGTGTCAAAATACTTAACTTACCCTAATTTCTCGTGTACACACCCAAGAATCAAGGCCTCTTTCTTGGACCCGTTACCGATATAAAAGTCAATAAAATCTGAAATATTTGGTAtttcgttctgatattttcagaggttgaagtgggcataggtCGCGATGTCCCCATACGTTTTGGTGACGAACGGTGACAGTTTCGGGACATTAAGCTACGTTCAGCTGTTTCTGTAGTGAGCGCAAATGAAGAAGAAATCTTTGtccataaattttttttaaatgagggctttcattctgatattttcagatgtGGAAAGGGGCATAATTAAAGATgtccaaatacattttggtcacaGTTCTGTAATATCAAGCAACGGTAAGCTTTTTTACATTATGCATGGCCTGTCAACAACAGAATTACTtaagcacatgcacacagagcagaatatttctttgaaaagcCTAATAAATTATGGATGAAACTTGATGTTTTGAGCATATGGATAGCAACAAATCGAtgttgtgcattatacatgggtggaagggttttcctgatttttggggtcaattttgggggtgtgcATTAATATTTAAGAGTGtattacacacgagaaattacggtaatcttTGTATGAATGTAACAAATTGTTAGATTGTTACTTAAGCATTGCATGTATAGTAAATAAGGCTTTTTGTAGTGGCAACAGTTGCAGATTATTCCCATTTCCCTGATTTCCTAATGGGAAAATTACTGTAGTTTAGAAATCTGGCCAACCATGAGTGGGAAGCCAATATAGGGAAGCCGATTTAAATGAAAGTAAAATTCAATGTGCCTTGGAGTGAGAGCGCAGGCTGTCTGACGTCACAGCgaggtgggggggaaaaagaaaagaaaagggggCTCATTCGGAAGACAAGATGTGCTAGTTCAGGACTAATTTTGACACGAAATCCGGACCACCCCGTCCCCTACTACACCCCGCACAGACACGCATGCTtgcatatgcgtgtgtgtgtgtgtgaggacaTACATACATCTCATATTGATTATGGAATGTTTATGACCAGACTTTAACGAGAAGGAAATAAACAACAGACATGTCTGTGGATCGGTAGATACGCAGCGACTTTGTTCATTGTTGCCCTCCGCGTTGACAAGTTGATACTGAGTTCCTGGAAACtcgactttttaaaaattttatttaattacctCCGCCATGGACAAAAGTgacaagttttattttaattgcagtttgttgatttttcaggattacgcaaaaaaaaaaaaaaaaaaatgatgtcacTGATTTGGTGGGCTACTTAACTGCAGGTGGGAGagagccatccattttctagaatgcttgttgcgggtgagctggagccatcTGACCCCTgggaaaaacccacgcaagcacggggagaacatgcaaacgccgcaCAGGTAAGcaaagattcaaaccctgaatcTCATTTCGAAGCAGACTTGCTGTCGGCTATTTCAGGGTGTTGCCAGTCGCAAAGTTATCAGGGGTGGACTTGACATTTGGCAAACAGGCAATTGCCCGGGGCCCCGAGATTTCCAGGGGCCCCCCCAAACGTCTCATCAAAACTGATTTCTTCGATTGAATTTACTGTTTTTCCATACAATAGACTGCTCCATTTTACCGCGCATAGGCGAACTTAATTCATGAAGCAAAATACACTTGTTGGTGCAGTTTACAAGTATGAAGTGG
It includes:
- the LOC133404593 gene encoding vascular cell adhesion protein 1-like, whose product is MRKREVSYFHFYNGCSHTDFFSGKTLNRVFLFFYQAPLNKLEIMFSCYIFLSVLSLSGFLSDFHVFGCDEKCADQPVFSPPRLVVELGTSASASCSVCREDCRDKLSGLENSIGRNQRNGTTILWTVDKMNEWPSSILCYYNKGNGSQCCTTLPITVYQPPKKVEVGFHNHDGPMLEGQEYQLYCRVEKVAPLKNLIVTLYQGENALGRHHLKNNTEKKPSDKMFTNVINATKEIDGARYKCVARLDLETDGPLNDTISNIVTSTVYYKPQFNGPAHGPVRLTAGDPLHLNCSAEGNPRPSVTWILPSAAPSDFKGRVLSVDSVTTEHKGQYTCSISNSMGRTTVVFNVDVQVNYTNIILAVVAALVALAILVIILLYVHYYRLSRTGEYKLKDVLRFRTTHIALPAGEL
- the LOC133404094 gene encoding voltage-dependent calcium channel gamma-3 subunit-like, translated to MRLCNRGVMMLMTTAGAFCAFSLMTIAVGTDYWLYSRGMCRSKNLGDNETIRKNEEVLTHSGLWRTCCTEGTFRGVCKDIDHFAEDADYEQDAAEYLLRAVRASSLFPILSVGLLFLGGVCVAASEFYKSRHNVILTAGILFVSAGLSNIIGIIVYISANSGDPSQSDNKKSYSYGWSFYFGALSFVLAEIVGVLAVHVFIEKHRQLRTDGRPSLVKAPVSRGSSNYRNRYYNNCPRRNSSRSNHSGGPDSAPDSLRASLVREASLSSGAKVAALPGLPLPVASEFMLYALKDADVMLDGLTGALEDDTDMLPGNCGANRRTTPV